One window from the genome of Halomicrobium zhouii encodes:
- a CDS encoding ABC transporter substrate-binding protein: MPDSSPDSLRRRKLVQSIGLGAGIALAGCSGDGGDGGSLEGDGDGGGDSLGTETGGGDGGDGGSGADVLHWDAGLPSNEEDLETALSNIQSFFEERTGEQLQITDYTYEDMRSAYLTGARSGDPDSVEGVLSHLTEYIEADLIEPIGDKAEALEWYDGYVESTIEAMSYQGELYALPYTGNGRALIYRTDILEELGQDPPETADEFLEIGRLIKAETDVTPFHNCTKDGGVRAFQEWMSHVYQHTENLYATDGDGWTLNVDADTLGLVFDKYYYQVWASDDPIADPDQLGTGWQVNDPEYINGNLAMIECGPWIRGWTSGPEIDDEDAASQVLDENTAVDHLPYAEGGERGTYLEVKPVMVNANSENQDLGFEAVASRCSPTVMEKQKSHSPGNYVTPVHEDVETTLESENWMPFTDVFETGRALAKISWGPVRQEFYPLMQEVAYGETDPYDAGSTLHSNLKSLEGDL, from the coding sequence ATGCCAGACAGCAGTCCGGACAGCCTTCGGCGACGAAAACTCGTACAGAGCATCGGCCTGGGCGCTGGTATCGCCCTGGCCGGGTGTAGTGGCGACGGCGGAGACGGTGGTAGCCTGGAAGGAGACGGCGACGGTGGCGGGGATAGTCTCGGGACAGAGACCGGGGGAGGTGACGGCGGTGACGGTGGATCCGGCGCCGACGTACTCCACTGGGACGCGGGGCTCCCCTCCAACGAGGAGGACCTCGAAACGGCGTTATCGAACATCCAGAGCTTCTTCGAGGAGCGCACCGGCGAGCAGCTGCAGATCACCGACTACACCTACGAGGACATGCGCTCGGCGTACCTCACGGGCGCTCGGTCGGGCGACCCCGACTCCGTAGAGGGTGTCCTCTCGCACCTCACCGAGTACATCGAGGCGGACCTCATCGAACCCATCGGGGACAAGGCCGAGGCCCTGGAGTGGTACGACGGCTACGTCGAGAGCACGATCGAGGCGATGTCGTACCAGGGCGAACTGTACGCGCTCCCCTACACCGGGAACGGACGCGCGTTGATCTACCGCACCGACATCCTCGAGGAACTGGGACAGGACCCGCCGGAGACGGCGGACGAGTTCCTCGAGATCGGTCGGCTGATCAAGGCAGAGACCGACGTCACGCCGTTCCACAACTGCACCAAGGACGGCGGCGTCCGCGCGTTCCAGGAGTGGATGTCCCACGTCTACCAGCACACCGAGAACCTCTACGCGACCGACGGGGACGGCTGGACGCTGAACGTCGACGCGGACACGCTCGGCCTCGTCTTCGACAAGTACTACTACCAGGTGTGGGCGAGCGACGACCCCATCGCCGACCCCGACCAGCTGGGGACCGGCTGGCAGGTCAACGACCCCGAGTACATCAACGGCAACCTCGCGATGATCGAGTGCGGGCCGTGGATCCGCGGCTGGACGAGCGGCCCCGAGATCGACGACGAGGACGCGGCCTCGCAGGTTCTGGACGAGAACACGGCCGTCGATCACCTCCCCTACGCGGAGGGCGGGGAGCGCGGGACCTACCTCGAGGTCAAACCGGTCATGGTCAACGCCAACTCGGAGAACCAGGACCTGGGATTCGAGGCCGTCGCCTCCCGGTGTAGCCCGACGGTGATGGAAAAGCAGAAGTCCCACTCCCCGGGCAACTACGTCACGCCGGTCCACGAGGACGTCGAGACCACCCTGGAGAGCGAGAACTGGATGCCCTTTACCGACGTGTTCGAGACGGGTCGCGCGCTGGCGAAGATCTCCTGGGGCCCGGTGCGCCAGGAGTTCTACCCGCTGATGCAGGAGGTCGCCTACGGCGAGACCGACCCCTACGACGCCGGGAGCACGCTCCACTCGAACCTGAAAAGCCTGGAAGGCGACCTGTAA
- the melA gene encoding alpha-galactosidase, translated as MPKITFIGAGSMVFATTLVGDVLSFDELEDSEIALMDIDEHRLEQTARVAESMVDNAGLDATVESTTDRVEALEGADYVLNMINVGDTEPFENEIRIPEKYGVKQAIGDTIGPGGIFRALRTIPTMLDIANDVEEVCPDALFLNYTNPMSILCQTLYDATDVETVGLCHSVPHTAEAISSYVDVPQDELDYWVAGINHVAWFLTAEHDGESIYPALREAMDDPDIYERDTVRFEMMRHFGYFPTESSHHMSEYVPYFRTDEATIEEMTGTDYAERMETATYLEGWKERSAHRDDPDMDVDLETVAPERSEEYASRIIHAVETDTPRRMNLNVSNETNAIENLPKDVCVEVPVLVDGTGVNPCSVGELPTEIAHFPRQHASIHRLVVEGALEHDREKIHQAVKLDPLTAAACTLDEIHEMTEELLAANEDHLPRLE; from the coding sequence ATGCCGAAGATCACCTTCATCGGTGCGGGTAGCATGGTGTTCGCCACGACGCTCGTCGGCGACGTCCTCTCGTTCGACGAACTGGAGGACAGCGAAATCGCGTTGATGGACATCGACGAGCACCGCCTCGAACAGACCGCGCGGGTCGCGGAGTCGATGGTCGACAACGCCGGCCTGGACGCGACCGTCGAGTCGACCACGGACCGGGTCGAAGCCCTGGAGGGCGCGGACTACGTGCTCAACATGATCAACGTCGGGGACACCGAGCCCTTCGAGAACGAGATCCGCATCCCGGAGAAATACGGCGTGAAGCAGGCCATCGGCGACACCATCGGACCCGGCGGCATCTTCCGGGCCCTGCGGACCATCCCGACGATGCTCGACATCGCGAACGACGTGGAGGAGGTGTGTCCCGACGCGCTCTTCCTGAACTACACCAACCCGATGTCGATCCTCTGCCAGACGCTGTACGACGCCACGGACGTCGAGACGGTGGGCCTCTGTCACAGCGTCCCCCACACCGCCGAGGCAATCTCCAGTTACGTCGACGTCCCGCAGGACGAACTCGACTACTGGGTGGCGGGCATCAACCACGTCGCCTGGTTCCTGACGGCCGAACACGACGGCGAGAGCATCTACCCCGCGCTCCGCGAGGCGATGGACGACCCCGACATCTACGAGCGCGACACCGTCCGCTTCGAGATGATGCGCCACTTCGGCTACTTCCCGACGGAGTCCTCCCATCACATGTCCGAGTACGTGCCCTACTTCCGGACCGACGAGGCGACCATCGAGGAGATGACGGGGACGGACTACGCCGAGCGCATGGAGACCGCCACCTACCTCGAGGGCTGGAAAGAGCGGTCGGCCCATCGCGACGACCCCGACATGGACGTCGACCTCGAGACGGTCGCGCCGGAGCGCTCCGAAGAGTACGCCTCCCGCATCATCCACGCCGTGGAGACCGACACGCCCCGGCGGATGAACCTCAACGTCTCCAACGAGACGAACGCCATCGAGAACCTCCCGAAAGACGTCTGCGTCGAGGTTCCCGTGCTCGTCGACGGGACGGGCGTCAACCCGTGTTCCGTGGGCGAACTGCCCACCGAAATCGCCCACTTCCCGCGCCAGCACGCGTCAATCCACCGCCTCGTCGTCGAGGGCGCACTGGAGCACGACCGCGAGAAGATCCACCAGGCGGTGAAACTGGACCCGCTGACGGCCGCGGCGTGTACGCTCGACGAGATTCACGAGATGACCGAGGAACTGCTCGCGGCGAACGAGGATCACCTCCCGCGACTGGAGTGA
- a CDS encoding carbohydrate ABC transporter permease, whose translation MATNTSKGPAERFLEEFRAFVSETWLGYALILPATILVAAIILYPTVRGIHMAFLEVSLLQPGEESFVGLENFAEMANDAVFRTALWQTVVLTALAVSIQYLLGMALALVLKEKVPGMRFFRSVSMVTWVLPIIVMVILFRFMVQNGFGPVNIILGALGLETTYWFGDPEMAFPLIVLMHVWRNVPFYAIALMAAMNSIPETQYEAARLDGAGALQRFRHVTLPQISYVSMIMIVLHVIFTFNNFEIVYLSTGGGPLGNTEVLATYVYKTAFETYALGYAASMGVVMLIIMLTFTAVYVKLEDTD comes from the coding sequence ATGGCGACGAACACGAGTAAGGGTCCGGCCGAACGATTCCTCGAGGAGTTCAGGGCCTTCGTCTCGGAGACGTGGCTCGGCTACGCGCTCATCCTGCCGGCGACGATACTGGTCGCGGCGATCATCCTGTACCCGACGGTCCGGGGTATCCACATGGCGTTCCTCGAAGTATCGCTGCTCCAGCCCGGAGAGGAGTCGTTCGTCGGTCTCGAGAACTTCGCCGAGATGGCTAACGACGCAGTGTTCCGGACCGCGCTGTGGCAGACGGTGGTGCTCACCGCGCTCGCGGTGTCGATCCAGTACCTGCTCGGGATGGCGCTGGCGCTGGTGCTCAAGGAGAAGGTGCCGGGAATGCGCTTTTTCAGGAGCGTCTCGATGGTGACGTGGGTCCTGCCGATCATCGTGATGGTCATCCTGTTCCGGTTCATGGTCCAGAACGGCTTCGGCCCCGTGAACATCATCCTCGGCGCGCTCGGCCTGGAGACGACCTACTGGTTCGGCGACCCGGAGATGGCGTTCCCGCTCATCGTGTTGATGCACGTCTGGCGGAACGTCCCGTTCTACGCCATCGCGCTGATGGCGGCGATGAACTCGATCCCCGAGACCCAGTACGAGGCCGCGCGCCTCGACGGCGCGGGCGCACTCCAGCGCTTCCGCCACGTCACGCTCCCGCAGATCTCCTACGTGTCGATGATAATGATCGTGTTGCACGTCATCTTCACGTTCAACAACTTCGAGATCGTCTACCTCTCGACCGGCGGGGGACCGCTCGGCAACACCGAAGTGCTCGCGACGTACGTCTACAAGACGGCCTTCGAGACGTACGCGCTCGGCTACGCGGCGAGCATGGGCGTCGTGATGCTCATCATCATGCTCACGTTCACCGCAGTGTACGTGAAACTGGAGGACACCGACTGA
- a CDS encoding DUF5783 family protein, with translation MTDFDPEQFEDKYANYFPELQKAYKQAFEEMNDAYDSELIHAIDQQILNESEPFYEGDGEFRIDLPESPVDRMDAIVVADEKVEAVLERYVQELERQHRRIFGFEE, from the coding sequence ATGACCGACTTCGACCCCGAACAGTTCGAGGACAAGTACGCGAACTACTTCCCCGAGCTACAGAAGGCGTACAAACAGGCCTTCGAGGAGATGAACGACGCGTACGACTCGGAACTGATCCACGCAATCGACCAGCAGATCCTCAACGAGTCCGAGCCGTTCTACGAGGGGGACGGCGAGTTCCGGATCGACCTGCCAGAGAGTCCCGTCGACCGCATGGACGCTATCGTCGTCGCCGACGAGAAGGTCGAGGCGGTGCTCGAACGCTACGTCCAGGAGCTGGAGCGCCAGCACCGGCGCATCTTCGGCTTCGAGGAGTGA
- a CDS encoding NifU family protein — protein sequence MSTETDEAANDDLKERISNFLRRNFPQIQMHGGNAAIENLDREEGSVTIQLGGACSGCGISPMTIQAIKTRMTKEIPEIDTVHANTGMGGGGGMGGGSGPSMPGDSRGGEIGGDDDEGPAAPF from the coding sequence ATGAGCACCGAAACAGACGAGGCCGCGAACGACGACCTGAAGGAGCGCATCTCCAACTTCCTGCGCCGCAACTTCCCCCAGATCCAGATGCACGGCGGGAACGCGGCCATCGAGAACCTCGACCGCGAGGAAGGCAGCGTCACCATCCAGCTCGGCGGCGCCTGTTCGGGCTGTGGCATCTCGCCGATGACCATCCAGGCCATCAAGACGCGCATGACCAAGGAGATCCCGGAGATCGACACCGTCCACGCGAACACCGGCATGGGCGGCGGTGGCGGCATGGGCGGCGGGTCGGGTCCCTCGATGCCCGGCGACTCCCGCGGCGGCGAGATTGGCGGCGACGACGACGAAGGTCCCGCAGCACCGTTCTAG
- a CDS encoding carbohydrate ABC transporter permease, producing MATETDAIDGGTGTTSAIQRFDEWLDEDVSPRRALAVYAALGVFMLFLLLPVLYMILATFTNQTFLYSSALLPSLSSLTIANYVNVLSTGAFQQYFVNSTIIATATTALTLSVGTLAAYSLSRFDYPGRGSLLLAFLGTQMLPYVLILIPFFLLMYTLDLINSHLGIIIAHSVIALPLAIWLLKGYFDDIPESLDEAAKMDGCSQLDVLARVILPLSLPGLAVAGFYTFTISWNDFLLVSVLSQTGATRTLPYGLQLFQSQNQVAWHLVLTAATITMVPVIVLFAAVQQWVVKGLASGGMKGA from the coding sequence ATGGCAACTGAAACGGACGCTATCGACGGCGGAACCGGGACGACGAGCGCCATCCAGCGCTTCGACGAGTGGCTGGACGAAGACGTCTCTCCACGGCGAGCGCTGGCCGTGTACGCGGCCCTCGGGGTGTTCATGCTGTTCCTCCTGCTCCCGGTCCTGTACATGATACTGGCGACGTTCACGAACCAGACGTTCCTCTACTCGTCGGCGCTGCTCCCGTCGCTGTCCAGTCTAACGATCGCGAACTACGTCAACGTCCTCTCGACGGGCGCCTTCCAGCAGTACTTCGTCAACTCGACTATCATCGCGACGGCGACGACCGCGCTGACGCTGTCGGTCGGCACCCTCGCCGCCTACTCGCTGAGCCGGTTCGACTACCCGGGGCGAGGATCGCTCCTGCTGGCGTTCCTCGGGACTCAGATGTTGCCGTACGTACTGATCCTGATCCCCTTCTTCCTGTTGATGTACACGCTGGACCTCATCAACTCCCACCTCGGGATCATCATCGCCCACTCGGTCATCGCCCTGCCACTGGCGATCTGGCTGCTGAAGGGTTACTTCGACGACATCCCCGAGTCGCTGGACGAGGCCGCCAAGATGGACGGCTGTTCGCAACTGGACGTCCTGGCCCGGGTCATCCTCCCGCTGTCGCTGCCGGGCCTGGCCGTGGCGGGATTCTACACGTTCACCATCTCCTGGAACGACTTCCTGCTCGTCTCGGTGCTCTCCCAGACCGGTGCGACCCGCACGCTCCCCTACGGGCTGCAGCTGTTCCAGTCCCAGAACCAGGTCGCCTGGCACCTCGTGCTCACGGCGGCGACGATCACCATGGTTCCGGTCATCGTCCTGTTCGCGGCGGTCCAGCAGTGGGTCGTCAAGGGCCTGGCCAGCGGCGGCATGAAGGGGGCGTGA
- a CDS encoding ABC transporter ATP-binding protein — protein MGELEIRNLTKVFNDDSGDIVAVDDFEAEIEDGELIVLVGPSGCGKSTTLRCIAGLETPTRGDILVDGNDVTDNKPKNRDMAMVFQNYALYPHKTARGNMAFGLKMTTDLSKEEIDERVEEVAAMMGIEDLLGKKPDELSGGQQQRVALGRAIVREPEVFLMDEPLSNLDAKLRTQMRTELQSLQQEFGVTTVYVTHDQTEAMTMSDRIAVLNGGQLQQLGTPLECYHEPANRFVASFIGSPSMNFFELELDTAGSPTLVNETFEYELDDDVYADVEGTGDRFTLGIRPEDVEAVPADTRNAIPAEVEVTEPLGDVTYVYLNVGDQQYTATLEGDIVLEAGRTIHVTFPQEKIHLFDGDTGEAVRNRTPPEVDDFGSLTGVETDQGAEIAE, from the coding sequence ATGGGCGAGCTAGAGATTCGCAACCTGACGAAGGTATTCAACGACGACAGTGGCGACATCGTCGCGGTCGACGACTTCGAGGCGGAGATCGAGGACGGTGAGCTGATCGTCCTCGTCGGGCCCTCGGGCTGTGGGAAGTCGACGACCCTTCGCTGTATCGCCGGCCTGGAGACGCCGACCCGGGGCGACATTCTCGTCGACGGGAACGACGTCACGGACAACAAGCCGAAGAACCGCGACATGGCGATGGTGTTCCAGAACTACGCGCTGTATCCCCACAAGACCGCCAGGGGCAACATGGCCTTCGGGCTCAAGATGACGACCGACCTCTCGAAGGAAGAGATCGACGAGCGGGTCGAGGAGGTCGCGGCGATGATGGGGATCGAGGACCTGCTGGGGAAGAAACCGGACGAGCTCTCCGGCGGGCAACAACAGCGCGTCGCGCTCGGCCGGGCCATCGTCCGCGAGCCCGAAGTGTTCCTGATGGACGAGCCCCTCTCCAACCTCGACGCGAAGCTCCGGACGCAGATGCGCACCGAGTTGCAGTCGCTCCAGCAGGAGTTCGGCGTCACGACCGTCTACGTCACCCACGACCAGACCGAGGCGATGACGATGTCCGACCGCATCGCCGTCCTCAACGGGGGCCAGCTCCAGCAACTCGGGACGCCCCTGGAGTGTTACCACGAACCCGCGAACCGCTTCGTCGCCAGTTTCATCGGCTCGCCGTCGATGAACTTCTTCGAGCTGGAACTGGACACGGCGGGGTCGCCGACGCTCGTCAACGAGACCTTCGAGTACGAACTCGACGACGACGTCTACGCGGACGTCGAGGGCACGGGCGACCGCTTCACCCTGGGCATCCGACCGGAGGACGTCGAGGCCGTTCCGGCCGACACTCGCAACGCGATACCGGCAGAGGTCGAGGTCACGGAACCGCTCGGTGACGTCACCTACGTCTACCTGAACGTCGGCGACCAGCAGTACACCGCGACGCTCGAGGGCGACATCGTACTGGAGGCCGGCCGGACCATCCACGTCACCTTCCCGCAGGAGAAGATCCACCTCTTCGACGGCGACACGGGCGAGGCCGTCAGGAACCGGACGCCGCCGGAGGTCGACGACTTCGGGTCGCTCACCGGCGTGGAGACGGACCAGGGCGCAGAAATAGCCGAGTAA